A genomic window from Pseudogulbenkiania sp. MAI-1 includes:
- a CDS encoding acyl-CoA dehydrogenase family protein encodes MTTHVHSLDGHLPADHRLSPHWQYANLPLIGRTLTHYPIDDLWQTDFHRLPKALGKLRARARAFAEQYLAPAAHELDLAPHLPAGQCHPLAEQIMRAAGKQGWLSYFMPAPFGNMPWRAVPHAPIWQSCLVLEEFSRACGGLMLLLSAHHLGCMPLILSGEAGTILRHLLPVYRSCERGEPHLVAFAITEPGAGSDAEEGHGAQVYRPGVVATPTAGGYLLNGRKCFISGGDLAKSATVFAALQGEGMESWTCFYVDCSTPGYKVVRTELKMGMRASGAAEIELTDVFVPGDRVIGGLRKGWALNRATLNASRIPVASMGLGFARAATETAIEFARRYRLGGKPLIHYQDVQLHLATMVAETRAMRSLIWQEAKAAWRPRQLNASLCKFHVTDRAQHVCEMGLDLLADHGGLHEHKLEKIFRDVRLTRIFEGTNQINRLSLIEDWQAQLLDLNQNVGV; translated from the coding sequence ATGACTACCCACGTTCACTCCCTTGACGGGCACTTGCCTGCCGACCACCGGCTGTCGCCGCATTGGCAGTATGCCAATCTACCGCTGATCGGGCGCACCTTGACGCACTACCCGATTGACGACCTGTGGCAGACAGATTTCCATAGGCTCCCCAAAGCCTTGGGCAAACTACGCGCGCGCGCTCGTGCCTTTGCCGAGCAATATCTTGCCCCGGCGGCGCACGAGCTGGACCTGGCGCCACACCTGCCGGCCGGGCAGTGCCACCCTCTGGCCGAACAGATCATGCGCGCTGCCGGCAAGCAAGGATGGCTCAGCTATTTCATGCCGGCCCCGTTCGGCAACATGCCGTGGCGGGCGGTCCCCCATGCCCCGATCTGGCAAAGCTGCCTGGTGCTTGAAGAGTTCAGCCGCGCGTGCGGCGGGCTGATGCTGCTGTTGTCGGCCCACCATTTGGGTTGCATGCCCCTGATCCTGTCCGGCGAGGCCGGCACTATCCTGCGCCACCTGTTGCCGGTCTACCGTAGCTGCGAACGCGGGGAGCCGCACCTGGTCGCCTTCGCCATCACGGAGCCGGGTGCCGGCTCGGATGCGGAAGAAGGCCATGGGGCCCAAGTCTATCGCCCGGGCGTGGTCGCTACGCCGACCGCAGGCGGCTACCTGCTCAATGGTCGTAAATGCTTCATCAGCGGCGGTGACCTGGCCAAGAGCGCTACCGTGTTTGCCGCGCTGCAGGGCGAGGGAATGGAGTCCTGGACCTGCTTTTACGTCGACTGCTCGACGCCCGGATACAAGGTGGTACGCACCGAACTCAAGATGGGCATGCGCGCCTCGGGGGCGGCGGAAATCGAGTTGACTGACGTGTTCGTCCCCGGCGACCGGGTTATCGGTGGGCTGCGCAAGGGCTGGGCGCTCAATCGGGCCACCCTGAACGCCTCACGCATCCCGGTGGCCTCGATGGGCCTCGGCTTTGCCCGCGCCGCCACCGAGACCGCCATCGAGTTTGCCCGGCGTTACCGCCTGGGCGGCAAGCCCCTGATCCATTACCAGGATGTCCAATTGCATCTGGCCACCATGGTGGCGGAAACCCGCGCCATGCGCAGCTTGATATGGCAAGAGGCCAAAGCGGCCTGGCGGCCGCGCCAGTTGAACGCTTCTCTATGCAAATTCCACGTCACCGACCGCGCCCAGCACGTGTGCGAGATGGGGCTGGACCTGTTGGCAGACCACGGCGGCCTGCACGAGCACAAGCTGGAGAAGATTTTCCGCGATGTGCGCCTGACCCGGATCTTCGAAGGGACCAACCAGATCAACCGTTTGTCTCTGATCGAAGATTGGCAAGCACAGTTGCTGGACCTCAATCAGAACGTAGGAGTATGA
- a CDS encoding acyl-CoA dehydrogenase family protein, which yields MQLDIEDTRQLLEEVGHFARERIASQASRPESPLGPETLAQLTEEARALGILPQSPLEEGFGIWENSEDAQALGFSAGALRLIAHACPGVAFAWHRMALARFVAVALKLRLNEHELQGVLLAPTGHYGLARTSLGKWLRGAPLRQEDLTLLADWLDSKANAVTLCAARDWSSILRPVWHDDHVAWQLVARNILDVRTVPLHGFDELTGFVVRQPVAGGQTVELDAQRSRLLYGRLLKLDLLGLLAIGAGALDRGQEWASDYAAIRKQGGKAIIGHPAVQHMLSDIVIARQQADLALARFGSPLDELDLGSVAATRASIGTALCHAANQVIQIHGGIGYMRDAGPEKLVRDQNMLKFTSGGVRDIPSFLAGWYGAY from the coding sequence ATGCAACTGGATATCGAAGATACAAGACAGCTCTTGGAGGAGGTCGGGCACTTTGCACGCGAGCGCATCGCCAGCCAGGCATCCAGGCCGGAGTCTCCCCTCGGGCCGGAAACGCTGGCCCAACTGACAGAGGAGGCCAGAGCCCTGGGCATTCTGCCCCAATCGCCCCTGGAAGAAGGCTTCGGCATCTGGGAGAACAGCGAGGATGCGCAAGCGCTAGGCTTTAGTGCCGGCGCGTTGCGGCTGATCGCCCATGCCTGCCCCGGCGTTGCTTTTGCCTGGCACCGCATGGCTCTCGCCCGATTTGTCGCTGTGGCGCTCAAGCTCCGGCTGAACGAACATGAACTGCAGGGCGTGCTGCTGGCGCCGACCGGCCACTACGGATTGGCCCGCACCAGCCTGGGCAAATGGCTCCGGGGGGCGCCGCTCCGGCAGGAAGACCTCACCTTGCTGGCAGACTGGCTCGATAGCAAAGCCAACGCCGTCACCCTCTGCGCTGCGCGCGATTGGAGCAGCATCTTACGGCCGGTCTGGCATGACGATCATGTCGCCTGGCAGCTTGTGGCGCGAAATATACTGGACGTGCGCACCGTGCCCCTGCATGGCTTTGACGAGCTGACCGGTTTTGTGGTCCGCCAACCCGTGGCAGGCGGGCAGACCGTCGAGCTGGACGCGCAGCGATCGCGCCTGCTCTACGGCCGCTTGTTGAAACTGGACCTACTGGGATTGCTGGCGATTGGTGCCGGCGCCCTCGACCGTGGCCAGGAATGGGCAAGCGACTACGCGGCGATCCGCAAGCAAGGCGGCAAGGCGATTATCGGCCACCCGGCGGTACAGCACATGCTCAGCGACATCGTGATCGCCCGGCAGCAGGCCGATCTGGCGTTGGCCAGGTTTGGCAGCCCCCTCGACGAACTGGACCTCGGCAGCGTGGCGGCAACGCGCGCCAGTATCGGCACCGCGCTCTGTCACGCCGCCAACCAAGTGATCCAGATCCATGGCGGCATCGGCTACATGCGCGATGCCGGTCCGGAAAAACTGGTGCGCGATCAAAACATGCTCAAGTTCACGTCAGGGGGAGTGCGCGATATCCCTTCGTTCCTGGCCGGATGGTATGGAGCCTACTGA
- a CDS encoding AraC family transcriptional regulator gives MDWDFVRNVTSARLMAELGADHGLPLRTCLDGTEIKEQDLRDPAVLISARQELRLITNLVRHLGHVPALGIEAGKRYHFTAFGALGFAMVSCPNGLSALEVALKYFHLTFAFTRFAVQQVGDQTHVLIDDSTLPEEVRAFVVERDTSALVTVQRDLFPARPALSELYFSFPAPESVGAYEDFYRVRPVFDATSNRAVLNTEALLEPLSQANELALQAAEDQCRSMLDRYQTRIGLSAKVREQLILQGGDIPDMDTVARTMCMTPRTLRRRLLDENTTFLKLRDEVRCALAEELLAERVLSVEQIAERLGYADPTSFINAFKRWNGVTPLSYRKKYKK, from the coding sequence ATGGATTGGGATTTCGTCCGCAATGTGACCAGTGCTCGGTTGATGGCGGAGCTGGGTGCCGACCATGGGCTGCCGCTGCGAACATGCCTGGACGGCACGGAAATCAAGGAACAGGACCTGCGTGATCCTGCGGTCCTGATCTCTGCCAGGCAGGAGCTGCGCCTGATCACCAACTTGGTCAGGCACCTTGGCCACGTGCCGGCTCTCGGCATCGAAGCCGGCAAGCGCTACCACTTCACCGCGTTCGGCGCGCTGGGCTTTGCCATGGTCAGCTGCCCGAATGGGCTCAGCGCGCTGGAGGTTGCGCTCAAATACTTTCATTTGACATTTGCCTTCACCCGCTTTGCCGTGCAACAGGTCGGCGACCAGACCCATGTGCTCATCGACGATTCGACCTTGCCGGAAGAGGTCCGTGCCTTTGTGGTGGAGCGAGACACCTCGGCCCTTGTGACTGTGCAGCGGGATCTCTTTCCAGCCAGGCCGGCGTTGAGTGAGCTGTATTTCTCTTTTCCGGCACCTGAAAGCGTCGGTGCGTATGAAGACTTTTATCGTGTCCGGCCGGTTTTTGACGCCACGTCCAACCGAGCTGTGCTGAACACCGAAGCGCTGTTGGAACCGCTCTCGCAGGCTAATGAGCTTGCCTTGCAAGCAGCGGAGGATCAGTGCAGGTCGATGCTCGACCGCTACCAGACGAGGATCGGCTTGTCCGCTAAGGTCAGGGAACAATTGATCTTGCAAGGTGGCGACATACCGGATATGGATACCGTGGCGCGGACAATGTGCATGACGCCACGCACATTGAGGCGCAGGCTGCTCGACGAGAACACAACCTTTCTGAAACTGCGGGACGAGGTTCGTTGCGCTTTGGCTGAAGAGTTGTTGGCGGAGCGTGTGCTATCAGTGGAACAAATTGCAGAGCGCTTGGGCTATGCAGATCCGACCAGTTTCATTAATGCATTTAAACGATGGAACGGAGTCACTCCACTCTCCTATCGAAAGAAATATAAAAAATAA
- a CDS encoding peptidylprolyl isomerase, which translates to MKITQNTAVTLRMKVTDSQGLVYDDGKNPVSYLHGDYDNLFPKLEAALEGQESGFQTTLELATEDTFGERDEALVTTMPKAEFPPGIKVGGQIQRAGPDGKLRYYFVTKIKGPTVLLDGNHPLCGKTLRFALKVVDVRAATAEEIAHQHVHGEHGHQH; encoded by the coding sequence ATGAAAATCACCCAAAACACCGCCGTCACTCTGCGAATGAAAGTCACAGACAGCCAGGGTTTGGTTTACGACGATGGCAAGAACCCGGTCTCCTACCTGCACGGCGATTACGACAACCTCTTCCCCAAACTGGAAGCCGCACTTGAAGGGCAGGAATCAGGCTTTCAAACCACGCTGGAACTCGCCACCGAAGACACCTTCGGCGAACGCGACGAAGCCCTGGTCACCACCATGCCCAAGGCCGAATTCCCGCCCGGCATCAAGGTAGGCGGCCAGATCCAACGCGCCGGCCCGGATGGCAAACTGCGCTACTATTTCGTCACCAAGATCAAAGGCCCAACCGTATTGCTGGACGGTAACCACCCACTTTGCGGCAAAACCCTGCGCTTCGCCCTCAAAGTTGTGGACGTACGTGCGGCAACCGCCGAGGAAATTGCCCACCAGCATGTACATGGCGAGCACGGGCATCAGCACTGA